In the genome of Neofelis nebulosa isolate mNeoNeb1 chromosome 8, mNeoNeb1.pri, whole genome shotgun sequence, one region contains:
- the FGF23 gene encoding fibroblast growth factor 23, protein MSGTRLGLLVSVLCWVVRAYPNTSPLLGSSWGGLTHLYTATARNSYHLQIHKDGHVDGTPHQTIYSALMIRSEDAGFVVITGVMSQRYLCMDFRGNIFGSHLFSPESCRFRQRTLENGYDVYHSPQHRFLVSLGPAKRAFLPGTNPPPYSQFLSRRNEIPLVHFNTPRPRRHTRSAEDAERDPLNVLKPRPRMTPAPASCSQELPSAEDSGVVASDPLGVLRGNRVNAHAGGMGVERCRPFPKFN, encoded by the exons ATGTCAGGGACCCGCCTTGGGCTCCTGGTCTCTGTCCTGTGCTGGGTAGTCAGAGCCTATCCTAACACCTCCCCGCTGCTGGGCTCCAGCTGGGGTGGCCTGACCCACCTGTACACGGCCACAGCCAGGAACAGCTACCACCTGCAGATACACAAGGACGGCCATGTGGATGGCACACCCCATCAGACCATCTACA GTGCCCTGATGATCAGATCGGAGGATGCCGGCTTTGTGGTGATAACAGGTGTGATGAGTCAGAGGTACCTCTGTATGGACTTCAGAGGCAATATCTTTGGATCG CACCTCTTCAGCCCCGAGAGCTGCAGGTTCCGACAGCGGACGCTGGAAAACGGCTACGACGTGTACCACTCCCCGCAGCACCGCTTCCTCGTCAGCCTGGGCCCGGCCAAGAGGGCCTTCCTGCCGGGCACCAACCCGCCGCCTTACTCCCAGTTCCTGTCGCGGAGGAACGAGATCCCCCTCGTCCACTTCAACACCCCGCGGCCGCGGCGCCACACCCGCAGCGCCGAGGACGCCGAGCGCGACCCGCTGAACGTGCTGAAGCCCAGGCCCCGCATGACCCCCGCGCCGGCCTCCTGCTCCCAGGAGCTCCCAAGCGCCGAGGACAGCGGCGTGGTGGCCAGCGACCCTTTAGGGGTGCTCAGGGGCAACAGGGTGAACGCGCACGCCGGGGGGATGGGCGTGGAGAGGTGCCGCCCCTTCCCCAAGTTCAACTAG